TTTCATTGTGAACGAAGCTTTATATCTTACAGTACAACTAAATGAGGTTTTTTATACACCTATTAACCAACTAAAGACAAGAAGATCCATTATCTTTTACTCGTCTTTATCTTCGTCTATTACGGAAACTTCCTCCACCTCTTTGCTGGCATTTTTAAGCTCTCTTATACCCGAACCTATAGCTCTTCCCATCTCCGGTACTCTGCCGGGGCCAAAGATTATCAGGATTATCCCCAGAATTATAATCAATTCAGGAGCGCCCAGTCCAAACATTATATTACCTCCTTTGCAAAAGAGAATTGGAATAAAAAATGAAAACTAACAAAAATAACATTTATCTCTGCCGCTTTTTAAATTGAACGGGGCCCCACAATCAGGGCATTTTCCCAGCCTGAATCCGGGCTCAAGGACGATCCTGCCGGCGGTAAACTCATCATGTGTGAG
The sequence above is drawn from the Halarsenatibacter silvermanii genome and encodes:
- the tatA gene encoding twin-arginine translocase TatA/TatE family subunit, which gives rise to MFGLGAPELIIILGIILIIFGPGRVPEMGRAIGSGIRELKNASKEVEEVSVIDEDKDE